The Ignavibacteriales bacterium DNA segment ATCAATATGCTTACTATTATTTAGTTGGATGGAATGGAACTACTCAGTCAGACAAAACAAATTATGTAAGCACTCAAGCAGAATTTCAAAAGCCTTTAATGGATATCCCTACCGATTTTAGCATATCACAAAACTACCCCAACCCCTTCAACCCAAACACCAACATCAGTTATTCAATTCCGGAAAATGCTTTTGTTACTTTGAAGATTTATGATGTGCTTGGAAATGAAGTTGAAGTTTTAATCAACGAGCAGAAAGAGTCGGGCAATTATCAAATTGATTTTAATGCAAGTGAGCTTTCCAGCGGAATATATTATTACACATTGACAGCCGGAAACTTTACGAGCACAAAAAAGATGTCGCTGATTAAATAACGGCTTCGTTTTTACAGAGATTCGACCCCAACGAAACCTCCAGGGTTTAGTGCCGAAGGCATCCATTCGGAGAAAACCTCGGAGGTTTTTTATTCGCAGTCATCCAGTGTGAAGTAATTCCTTTTACTGATGCTGCGATTTATCTTAATTGCAGGCTATTTTATCTTATCGGCACCGTAATCTTTGTTTTTCGCACGTTTTATTACTCTAAGCGTGCCGGTGATGTCATCTTACGATAATAATTTACTAAATTATATGGATAATATTAGAAATAATCTAAATAATACTAAATATTATTCAAATAATACTAAGTCTTATCCAAATAATAAATAATATTATTTACATAAATATATTATTTACTTAAATAATAATATATTTTACTTAAGTAAATTTGATTATTATTTATATAATCTTATATAATATTTGAATAAATCTATTTATTACTTAAATAATAAATAATAAATTGTAAATAATAAATCAAATATTTTAGATAATATTTGATATTATCTGCCAGAATTTATAAATTGGGTGCGTTAATACTAAACTAATGAGGATTTTTTATGCCAAAGCAGGACTATATACCAAAATTAAAGCCCAAGCTTTTCACGTGGGTTAAATCTTTTCTCGTAAATTTTCCCGCGCTTGCACCCGGCCTTGGAATTTCTGCCCCCTCTATTACCGATCTGACAAACCGTCTTAACGATTACCTGACCGCTTACACCGAAATGATAAGTCTGCGTGCAACATACCACGCCAAAGTCGCCGAAGTGAAATTGAAACGCAAGCACGCCATTTCCGAAGTGGGTGGGGTAAGATCAATTGTAAAAATTATGAAGGCGAGCAGTGCCTACACCCTTGCAGTAGGAGAAAGTTTACAAGTTGAGCTTGACGCGCCTGTGCCCGATAGGAACAATATGCAGCCGCGCTTTAAGGCAGAGGTGGATGCAAATAGGATTGTAAAATTATATTATAAGAAAAGAATTGCCAGCAGAGTGAATGCGTATTGCCGACGCGGAGGCGAAAAAGATTTTACTTTTATCGGGACCGATAGTATAAGTCCTATGCTTGATCCCCGCCCCAACCTAACCGATCAGCCCGAGGAAAGAGAGTATTATTTAATTTATGTAATTGACGATGTCCAGGTTGGAAAGAAATCGCCTTATCTAACAGTGACAGTTAAGGCAAGGGACTAGGGAAAAAACTTTTCTTTGGTCGGCGCTAACATCTGTGAATAATTGGATTGCTTCAAATTGTTCATTTTCAGCTTGTTTTAAACAGCCTATAACAAAAAATACTTTAAAAACTATACTAATTTTATATTGATTTTAAGCAATATTAGTGATAGATTTTGTTAGAAAATAAACTCTTTGGAGAAATAAATGTCTCTTTACGATTCCGACTTTTCAGGTGATGAAAACCTTGAATTTGAAAAAACCAATATTGAACAAGAAATTAAAAAATGTAAAAAGTCAATTGACGACGGCAGGATTTACAACTCCCTCGAATATATCGAAGATGTTTTACAGTTGTGCATCGAAGCCGATAAGAATGAAGACGGGTTATACTTTTCTGAAAAGCTTATAGAAATTTTTCCTTATAATGCCGAGTATTGGGTGAAACATGGTATTTGCCTTAGCGGGCTGCTTAGATTTGACGAAGCGATAAAATCATTTGAGAAATCGCTGTCACTAAATCCCGCCGATACCGAAGTACTGCTTGATAAAGCCACTGCCGAAGAAAGCAATGAAATGTTTGAGCAGGCTAAAGAATCATTGAACCAAATTTTATCCATTGAGCCAGGGCATGACGAAGCATATTTCAATTTAGGATTGATCGCACAAAAGGAAAATAATTTTGAACAAGCTGCAGGCTATTTCAAAAAAGCGATTGAGTTTGACGAAGATTATTCCGAAGCATGGTATGAGCTTGGCTTTTCTTATGAAAATCTTGACAAGCTTACGGAAGCACTCGAAGCCTATGAAAAATTTCTGGATCTTGAGCCGTATCATGCTAACGGCTGGTTCAACCGGGGGGTAGTGCTCGTCAGACTGAGTAAAACAGAACAGGCGATTAATAGTTACGATCTTGCATTGGCGCTCAAGGAAGATTTTGCAAGTGCATGGTTTAACAAAGGAAATGCTCTTGCGGACCTCGGCAGGTTTCAACCGGCGATTGACTGTTTCAAGAAGTCGCTCGAACTGGATAAGGACGATGAAGCATCTTTTTATAATATTGGAAATATTTATGAGGAAATGGGTGATCTTCATAGCGCAATAAAATATTATACCGAAAGTATAAAAATAAATGATCAGTACTATGAGGCATTCATTGCGCGTGGTTACTGTCACGATGCATCAGGGAAATTTCAATTAGCACTCAAAGATTTTAATAAAGCAATTTCGCTTTCGCAGGATAGGGCAGATGCCTGGTACGCCCGTGCTGATCTGGAGTACTCCCTTGGTCAGCTTCAAAACTCAATACTCAGTTACAGAGAGGCATTGAAAATTGAAAAGGATAATTTTGAAGTTTGGTTTAACCTTGCTGAAACACTTTTTGAACTTGGCGATTGGCTTGAAGCTTTAAATTCATTTGATGAGTGTATCAGGATAAACCCTAAAGATGCTAATTCATATTATGGAAAGGCGAAAGCAAATTTTATTTTAAGCAGACCGCAGGAAGCAGTTGAATGTTTGAAAATCGCCTTTACGCTTGATCCTGAAATAAAACAAGAGTTTGAAAAAGATTACCCTGAAATAAAATCATCAAGATTATTCAAAAAACTTCTTGGTGAAATTTGATAGTTCAATAATCTGACGTGTATCAAAAATATTTTTGTGTCATAAAATAAAATAGATATGAAAGATTCATTTAAAACAAATACTAAGCTGCTTGGTTTAATCGGTCACCCGATAAAACATACATACTCCCCCTACTTACACAATGTCGGAATCGAAATGACAGGAGTAAATTATGTGTATCTTCCTTTCGATGTACTTCCGGCAAATTTAAAAAATGCTGTAAAAGGAATTTTGACGCTTGGTGTTGCCGGTGTAAGTGTAACCCTCCCTCATAAAGAAACCGTAATCAGATATTTAAATGGACTATCTGAAGAAGCATCAACCATCGGAGCGGTTAATACAATTGTAAATGATCTTGGGAAACTTCAGGGATACAATACTGATGCAGAAGGAGTTTATGCAACATTGCTGCCGTACAAATCTCAAATAACGGGGGAGGAAGTTTCGGTAATTGGAGCAGGTGGTGCATCCCGATCGGTCATCTACACTTTAATCAGACACTTTCAGCCAAAAAAAATAAATCTTATCAATCGCACTGAACAGCGTGCTGAGGTTGTGAAAGAACATTTTGCTGCGAAGATGAGATACGATTCTTTCCAGGTGTTCGAACTTTTTCCACCTGATTTAGTTAGTGTGTTTAAGAATTCCAGTTTAATTGTAAATGCAACTGCTATCGGAATGTTTCCGGATAACGATGATTCGATAACCACATTATCCAAATCATTTTCGAAAGATCAGATTGTTTTTGATTTAGTTTACAACCCCCCTAAAACCAAACTGATGCAAATTGCAGAGTCTGAAGGTGCAAAAACTGTTGACGGTTTAACGATGTTAATTCACCAGGCAATTAAATCGTTTGAGCTATGGACAGGCAAGACGCTTGAGTTTGACAAACTTTACCGCGCATTAATTTCAGTTATAATCACCTAATTTAATATTAGATAAGCGACCACAAGCCAGGCAATCCCTTTTGCTAAAAAGAAAAAAAATCCTATCACACCTATTTTCTTTAAATGGTTTTTAAGCATCTGCCAACAATTTTATAAATATTAAAATATCCCGGATGAAATTATTGAATGATCCCGGGCAGAATTAATCCTAATCATTTTAAAAAACTTACCTCAATAAAATCATCTTTTTAGTTTCAATATAATTTCCGGAATGCAGTTGATAATAATACACACCGCTTGAAAGCAGTAAATTTTCGTCTGTGTTGAAATCTACTTCATAAGTGCCTGTAGGTTTATATTCATTCACTAATGTTGCAACTTCATTTCCTAACACATCAAACACCTTTAATGTAATTAATATGTCACCCTGAGCTTGTCGAAGGGTGGCAGAGGGAACAGTATATTTTATTTTTGTTGAAGGATTAAATGGATTCGGATAATTCTGTTCAAGTGAAAATTTATCTGGAGATTTGATTTCAACTTCGATAGAATTTGAATACTCGAATGTTCCATCCAAATCAATTTGCTTTAATCTGTATTGGTAGATACCTGCGACAAGATTTTTATCCACAACCGAATATGTATTTGCTTCAGTTGTAGTTCCATGACCATTCACGAAAACAATCTTTTCCCAATCTTGATTAGCATTTACTTTCCTTTCTACATCAAAACCTGAGTTATTCTTTTCGGAAGCTGTTGTCCATCGAAGGATAACATCACTATTATTAACTTCCGCGGTGAAGGAAGTTAATTCAACGGGCACAGTAGTAACAATAGCAACAGCAGTGTTGCTGTAGTTTGAAACATAGCTGTCATTAATAGCTGTTACTCTGTATGTGTAAGTATCTATCACAGAAACATTATCTGTAAAGGAAGTTTGATCAGCACCCACCGTTCCGACAATTTCGTAAATATTATTGCTGCCTTTTCTTTCAATTCTGAATCCGGTTTCGGAAGATGAATTATCAGACCAGTTCAGTTCAACAATTGAAGGATCAGTTGGATTAGCAATCAAGCCGGTTGGTGCTTCAAGTCCGGGGATGAATTCATAAATTTTTCCATTAGCGCCACATACATAAAATTCATAATTCATATCAGCACCGAAAGATAAAATGTTAGAAGCTGCTGTGAGCAAAAAAATATTTGAGCTGTCAGCAGGATGTAACTGCCAGATTTTTTTTGAGCAGTAGTCGCCATAAACATAATCGCCTGTCAATTCTGTTCTGCGATTGCCGCGATAAATAAATCCGCCGGTGATTGAACAATTTCCTCCTGCATGCTCAAATTCAAATATCGGAAATAGATAGTCGGTTCCGGTACAACCGCTTGTATTGTAGGGATGGTTTCCTTCGTAACATCTCCAGCCGTAGTTCCCGCCATTTTCGATCACATCAATTTCTTCCCACTGATTTTGTCCAACATCGCCGCACCAAAGTTCACCCGTAACAGGATCAAAGCTGAACCGCCATGGATTGCGCATCCCATAAGAATAAATTTCTTCTCTATAACCTTGTGTATTATTATAAAAAGGATTTGTAACAGGAATTCCATAGTTTAATCCGCCTTGTGGATTGTCAACATCAATACGTAAAATTTTTCCGAGCAACACAGATAAATTTTGTCCGTTATTAAAAGGATCGCCCGCAGAACCGCCATCACCCATTCCAATGTATAAGTAGCCATCCGGACCGAAGGAGATTTGCCCGCCGTTATGATTTGAGAATGGCTGATTAATTTCGAGCAAAATCAACTCGCTGTTTTTAATAGCTGAATCAGGATTAGCAGCACTTACTTCATATCGGGCAATCACAGTTCGCAGGGGAGAGTCAGCAGTGTAATCAACATAAAAATAACGGTTGTTTTCATAATCGGGATGAAAAGCCAGACCGAGTAAACCGGTTTCTCCACCACTTGTTACTTTATCGGTAATATTTAAGAATGTTTTACTCGTAGTTGTGTTTCTGTTATTTTCAAAAACTTTAATAATGCCCCCCTGCTGAACAATAAAAATTCTATCAGTTCCATCTCCAGAATTATACAAACCAACAGGACTTGAAAACGTTAAACTTGGAAATGCTTCCTGAATTTGAAACTGAGCGTTCAATTCAACGGAGGTGCATGTTAATAATGATGAAAAAAACATCATCACAATTGCTGATGTTAATCGGAGATTTTTCAAACTTTACCTCTTTTATTTTTTATTGAAATTGTATTTCTTGTTTTAGTTTTAATAGTTTTTTTAGCCTTTACCGGAAGTTCAATCAATCTTAAGAATTCATCAACTTTAAATTGGCTTCTAACTGAAACGTCCAACATTCTTTTCGTGTGGTTGATCATTTTCTGAATTGTTGTATTTTTTTTCTTCATTAACAATTCCGACCTTTTAACCATAGACCCTTTAGGGTTTTTACTTTCAGAGCTCTTCGCAGTTTTTTTTGATTTGAGAGTTTTTCTATCATCAAAAAAATGATGCTGTAAATAAAGCAGCATCAGCCAGATAATTAATTCTTCAAAACTTTCTTTGTTAAAGTACTTAATATCCTCGTGTGCATGTACTCTTAAAAATATTGAAGTTTCATTTTCAGTAAATAAATTTTTAATAACTTCAACAGGAAGAAATTTATCTTTCATTTGATAAAATTGTTTAAGAAATATTTCATTTGAAAGCATCTTAATTAAATAGATATTCTTGTAATTATGGTTTTTGTCGAAGCCAAGAATTTCAAATACTTCAAATAATAATTTTTCAATGAGAAGATTAGTAAAAGATTCATTCACATTTTTTGAATTAGTGGACAGATTCTTAAGGACAAGTTGAATAAATAAAAGAAGATGGAATTCAGCATTATCTTTTTTTATTAAAGGTAAAACATTTTCTATGTCGGCGATCCATTTTTTGTTTTTGGGATCTTTTTTTATTTCAAGAATATTTAAGATAAGTTCGTTCAGACTTTTTATATCTTTAAAAAAATCTGATTCGATAACTTTTGCATCCACCTTCATATCAAGAATCAACATCTCTTTTAAAACAGTCTGGAATAAGAATGACAGAGCAGATTTAAAAGATTCTTCACTTATATCAGAAAATAAAAAGCTTATAAATAATTTTACATTTGTTGTATCAAATAATTTTAATAACGAAGAATGAAGCGGTAATAGCTTTTGTTCTAACAACGCATGCTCAATTGATTCAACACCTCTACCATTAAGGAAATTACAAAGTGATTGAAATTCACCAGCAGCGTCAAAGATTTCATGGAAATTTAAGCAGACTTTGTAATCATAAGCTCTAAGAGTGAATGTTAAACCAAGCTCAAAAGATTCCTTTCCAGAGAGAAGGTACTGAAGTTTTGTCCGATGATCTGTATAAATATAAAAATGCTGGACATCATTTTTAAATTGAAGTGCATCTGCAATTTTTTGACTGAAGAAAAATTTTTCATCGCTGTTGATTTTGCTCTTCATTCTTCCACTCGAAAATTGAATATAACCAGTAGTTTCTGTATAGGAATTATTAAAAATGATTAATGCTTTTTCATCTCCCGAGCTATTAGTGCAAGCAAAAACATTTTCATCAACTTCATTTTGAGTAGTTACAAAATCATAAAGATCAAAATTATCCACCTGACTAAATAAGCGGCGTTTTTTCATTAATGGAAAAATTTCTTTTTGATGACGACTAACCAGATTCTCATCTACCATTTCATTATAATATGCACGCTGGTATTCCATTCCATATTTTTCGGAGAAACCTTCTATTTGCCCATGACCGAACATCGGCAGCCCTGGCAAAGTTACAAGCAGTGTAGCAACTCCAAAATATTTATCACCTTTCCCAAATTGATTTATTGCAGTTTCTTCATCGGGATT contains these protein-coding regions:
- a CDS encoding shikimate dehydrogenase; this translates as MKDSFKTNTKLLGLIGHPIKHTYSPYLHNVGIEMTGVNYVYLPFDVLPANLKNAVKGILTLGVAGVSVTLPHKETVIRYLNGLSEEASTIGAVNTIVNDLGKLQGYNTDAEGVYATLLPYKSQITGEEVSVIGAGGASRSVIYTLIRHFQPKKINLINRTEQRAEVVKEHFAAKMRYDSFQVFELFPPDLVSVFKNSSLIVNATAIGMFPDNDDSITTLSKSFSKDQIVFDLVYNPPKTKLMQIAESEGAKTVDGLTMLIHQAIKSFELWTGKTLEFDKLYRALISVIIT
- a CDS encoding tetratricopeptide repeat protein, whose amino-acid sequence is MSLYDSDFSGDENLEFEKTNIEQEIKKCKKSIDDGRIYNSLEYIEDVLQLCIEADKNEDGLYFSEKLIEIFPYNAEYWVKHGICLSGLLRFDEAIKSFEKSLSLNPADTEVLLDKATAEESNEMFEQAKESLNQILSIEPGHDEAYFNLGLIAQKENNFEQAAGYFKKAIEFDEDYSEAWYELGFSYENLDKLTEALEAYEKFLDLEPYHANGWFNRGVVLVRLSKTEQAINSYDLALALKEDFASAWFNKGNALADLGRFQPAIDCFKKSLELDKDDEASFYNIGNIYEEMGDLHSAIKYYTESIKINDQYYEAFIARGYCHDASGKFQLALKDFNKAISLSQDRADAWYARADLEYSLGQLQNSILSYREALKIEKDNFEVWFNLAETLFELGDWLEALNSFDECIRINPKDANSYYGKAKANFILSRPQEAVECLKIAFTLDPEIKQEFEKDYPEIKSSRLFKKLLGEI
- a CDS encoding T9SS type A sorting domain-containing protein, with protein sequence MDIPTDFSISQNYPNPFNPNTNISYSIPENAFVTLKIYDVLGNEVEVLINEQKESGNYQIDFNASELSSGIYYYTLTAGNFTSTKKMSLIK
- a CDS encoding PQQ-dependent sugar dehydrogenase; its protein translation is MKNLRLTSAIVMMFFSSLLTCTSVELNAQFQIQEAFPSLTFSSPVGLYNSGDGTDRIFIVQQGGIIKVFENNRNTTTSKTFLNITDKVTSGGETGLLGLAFHPDYENNRYFYVDYTADSPLRTVIARYEVSAANPDSAIKNSELILLEINQPFSNHNGGQISFGPDGYLYIGMGDGGSAGDPFNNGQNLSVLLGKILRIDVDNPQGGLNYGIPVTNPFYNNTQGYREEIYSYGMRNPWRFSFDPVTGELWCGDVGQNQWEEIDVIENGGNYGWRCYEGNHPYNTSGCTGTDYLFPIFEFEHAGGNCSITGGFIYRGNRRTELTGDYVYGDYCSKKIWQLHPADSSNIFLLTAASNILSFGADMNYEFYVCGANGKIYEFIPGLEAPTGLIANPTDPSIVELNWSDNSSSETGFRIERKGSNNIYEIVGTVGADQTSFTDNVSVIDTYTYRVTAINDSYVSNYSNTAVAIVTTVPVELTSFTAEVNNSDVILRWTTASEKNNSGFDVERKVNANQDWEKIVFVNGHGTTTEANTYSVVDKNLVAGIYQYRLKQIDLDGTFEYSNSIEVEIKSPDKFSLEQNYPNPFNPSTKIKYTVPSATLRQAQGDILITLKVFDVLGNEVATLVNEYKPTGTYEVDFNTDENLLLSSGVYYYQLHSGNYIETKKMILLR